ACTATTATCAGTCAACAACTCTTCCTCTGCTTTTAAAACATAACCATTTTCATAGTCGAATGTAATGTTACCTCTTGTCCCAGAAATTTTCATTCTATTTTCTTCTTTACTCAAACATCATTATTCCTTCTCAGGAATCTAGATCCTAATACTCAATCCAATCCCATATAATAAGGAGAGAAATTCCCCTTCAAATAAGCACTTATACTTTCTCCTATTATACCACACCTCCATTTTCATCTGAAATGGTTTCCATTTTAAGACAAGAAAAAAAACACTAATCATAACCTACACCCAAAAGTTGGATTTTTCTGTCTCACTTTTGGGGTGCAGGTCATTTGCTCTTTTTCTCTTTCCATATACTCTTATAACACACAATTAGCATCTTGTGAGATAGAAGATAAAGATAAAGATAAAGATAAAGAAAAAGCAAGCACAATGGCTTGCTTGATAGTTAAGGAATTAAAAATTGATTTTCATAGTCTTTTGGGAGCTTATAAGATATTTCTCCATTACTATTACCAAATCGACTTTGATTAAAAATTGGAAACAACTTGGAATCGTAATTCGTTTTTATAGCAAAACGTTCTCTTTCAAAACTAATAGTTGCAGCTACTGAGGGATCCTCAAAAACTGATTGTTCCCCTTGGGAATGCAAGCGAACGTTTATAGTAGCTACTTCTTCAGGATATTTCTCAAATCTAACATCAAAACGAATGTCGCTATTTCTCGAAGGAATGTACATTTGATATTCACTTACACTTATACTTTGAATCTTTCCTAATTTCTGTTCCAATTCTGGGTCGTTTCGATACAGGTTGGTTTGGATAGCTAGTTTGAAATTTTCCTCATGTTCTTGTAGCCATTTGTTTAGAAAACGAATCATAATTTCTTTTCGAACTTGCCAGGATGCATCCTTGCCTTTGCTAACAGCAACATTCAAAAGATTATTCATAATTTCATTCAATTTATCTTGCTCTCGCTTCCAATCCCACGAGGGGTCACTTGATACCTCTTGTACTGACAAGTACCATCTCTTCATAGTTTCAGGAGATTTATAAGGATTGGGTTTTATAAAGGTAAAAGGAGGTATACCAGCATCAGGAAAGTATAATTCTACTTTCATTGACTGCTTGCGATTATTATTAACATAGGCTGTAAAATAAATATGATAATTTCCACCTACATCTCCACCATTATCAAAAGACCCCCTCGCAGAACCTGGTAAAAGCGTCACAGACTTTATATACTGTCCTTGACTGTCTATATCAGCAAGAATTTCGCTCTTGATAGAATCTTCATGATCATGAATAAACTTACCAGTGTTGCCAAATGGCTGCCTCATAAACAAATAAGACAGAATGATAATAAGAAAAGGCACAGAAACTGCAAGGAATATCCACTTGTACGATTTTAACATAATATCTCCTTTTGCTCATTAAAAATCAGTTATAAATTAGTATTTATGTTTCTTTTTAAATTATAATCTTTTTGATTGACTTAAAAAAATTACTTTACTTTCACTAAATAAATTGCAGCACTGATTTGAACTAATTTTTCTTCAGATTCTAAACTTAGTAGGATATCGTATCTGTCATAGTACGCATATCCAAGACTAACTGAAAGTTTTGTGTCAGATGGAAGGTTATACTTTTCCACTATTTTCTTATATAACTCTGATTGATTTTCTGATTGGTAAATAATATCACTCAATTCAGTTTCTGCGCTCTTAAATGTTTTTTTAACATCTAAGGAAGCGAAATAATCTCTTGAAACCATTAAATTTAGAATTTCTTCATCAAATAAAGGATTTATCTCTGACTCATAATTTAACTTACCATTAGAATATGTAACAGGAACAGTTTCTTTATCCTCCCCAAGTGTTATTGTATACTCCCCTTTAATGTCAGATTGATTAATATCTACGTCCACTTCATACCTTTTGACTTCATCTTGATTTTTTATATAAACATCACTAGTGTATGACTTTAGTCCTGTAAACTCCTTCTTGTCTTGTTCTAAAAATTTAAACATAGGTTCAAACGTTTTTTCAAATTCGTACTGTTGTTTTGTCCTGTTTTTGGGAATAGTTTCTTCACCTAAAGCACATCCATTCAGTGCAAAAAGTGTCAAAAGCATTAGCATTACACTAACAACCCAAAATAAGTATTTATGATTTTTCATATTCTCTCCCTAGTTAACATTTATATTGTATTTTCAATAACTTTTCCTTTTAATCCAACGATTACTCTTTTCAATTTCGTTCATGAAAACCTCATTCTTTTTCAAATATAACACTACTAATTTGCACAATCTTTTGATTAGATTTTAGTTGAATAGTTACTCTATATATAGTTGAGCTAGAATGATTTAATAATACTATACATGTTGTTTCCTCTGGTAAATCATATTTGCTTTTTAGATGTCTATAGAGGTCAGAATTATTTTCTGGCTGATATACAATCTCACGAAGTTCTGTTTCTGCACTCTTAAAGGTCTCCTTTACATCTAAAGAAGTAAAGAAATCTCTTTGTACCACTAAATTAAGAATTTCTTCATCATATAAAGGAGTTACCTCTGACCCATAATTTAACTTACCATTAGAATATGTAACCGGAACAGTTTCGTTATTCTCCCCAAGTGTTATTGTGTAATCACCTTTAATATCAGCTTGAATAATATCTAGGTCCACTTCGTATTTTTTGACTTCATCTTGATTTTTTATATAAATTCTACTAGTGTATGCCTTTAATCCCGTAAAATCTTTCTTGTCTTGTTCTAAAAATTTAAATATAGGTTCAAAAGTTTTTTCAAATTCGTACTGTTCTTTTGTTCTGTTTTTGGGAATGGTCTCACCACCCAAACTACACCCATTCAGCGCAAAAAGTGTCGAAAGCATTAGCATAACACTAATAACCCAGAATAAATCTTTTTTCATTTTTTTCTCCTTAATAATCTATGTCCATTATACCACACCTCCATTTTCATCTGAAATGGTTTCTATTTTAAGACAAGAAAAAAAAACACTGTTCATTCAGTGCTTTTTGATTGAATTACTGCCCCCTGCAGGAATCGAACCTGCAACTACTCCTTAGGAGGGAGTTGTTATATCCATTGAACTAAGGGAGCTAGAGAAAAACTCTGCTGAATGAGCAGAGTTTTTTAGTCGAATTAACGACGGATTTCTTTGATACGAGCTGCCTTACCTTGAAGAGCACGCAAGTAGTACAATTTCGCACGACGTACTTTACCGTAACGAACAACTTCGATCTTTTCAACACGTGGAGTGTGGATTGGGAAGATACGCTCAACACCTACACCGTTAGAGATTTTACGAACTGTGTAGTTTTCTGAGATGCCAGCACCTTTACGTGCGATAACAACACCTTCAAAAATCTGGATACGTTCACGGTTACCTTCGACAACTTTCGCGTGTACACGAACAGTGTCACCAGGACGGAATGATGGGATATCTGTACGAAGTTGACCTTCAGTCAAACTTTGGATTAATGGATTCATTTTATTCTCCTATCTTTGTCAATCTTGAGGAACCTTCCTCAGCGGATAAACTGTATTTTTGTGCGTCCATTACACACAAGATACAGTTTACCAAATTTCCACCTAAAAGTAAAGAAATTTATAGCAGAATTCCTAAAAAAATCGCTAGAAAACCGCCTAGATATGTTAAGAGAAAATAGCTATAAAATACCTTCTTGTCACTGATTAGTCTTTGCAGCTCGTCATTCAAGGTTGAAAAGGTCGTTAACCCTCCACAAAAACCTGTCGCTAGGATAGCATAGATTTCCTTGGACTCCACATGATTGTAGAGTAAGCCAATCAAAAAACAACCTAGAAGATTGGCAGTTAGAGTTCCTAGTGGCAATTTAGAAGCTTGATTATAGCGGGAAAAGAAATAACGCACCAGGGCACCGAACCCGCAGGCGATTGCAAGATAAACGATTACCATTTCTTCCTCCCTAGAACATAAGCCAAGAGCAGACCTCCACCAATGCTCAAAAGTAAGTAGATGCCTAAACTAAGATAACGCCCAGTATCAAGCAGTTTCACAGCATCAAGCATTAGACTAGAAAAGGTTGTCAGGCCACCACAAAATCCTGTCCCCAGCGCCAAAACCAAGCCCTTACTAGTTCCCTTATAGACCAGATAGCCTTTCACCAGATAGACCAAGCAGAAAATTCCCAGATAGTTAACAAGGAGGGTCCCCCAAGGAAAGTCTGGACTGGCTGGTAAGCAAGTGGAAACCAGATAGCGGACAAGTCCTCCCAACATGGCAGCTAGGAAAATCCCGAGCGGATAGAATTGTTCTTTTTTCATTTGATATTTTGATCCTGATAATCACGCGAACGTTTGAGAATGTCTGAAAAAGTCGCAACAATGGTTTCTTGGTAACTCTTATTGGTTACACGACTCCTTACCTTTTCAAAAATGACTTCTTCTCGCTTACTATCTAAAATAGGTTTTCCTGAGGCCTTCTTATAGGCAACTACACCCTCAACCAAATGCATTCGTTCTTCTAGGAGCTTAACGATTTGGTCGTCGATTTGATCAATTTCTTGCCGAATACTAGCTAAATCCATAGTGTCTCCTCCTTTATTTGAATTATTGTATCAAAAAGCCACCAAATAGGCTAGTAAAATCTAGTTTAACTACTAAAAACTGCACCGACTCCTTCCAGTCAGCGCAGCTTGTTTCTTATCCTACTTTTGCAGCCAATTCTTCAGCGAATTGTTCCAAGCGTTCGATGTCTTCTTCCTCAGCAGAAAGATCTACTTTAACACTCTCTGAACCTTTTTCTGCTCCTGTCGCTACAAAAACACGATCAAAGTCATCGACAGCCTTACAGAATTCGTCGTAGAAGGTGTCACCTGAACCAACAACTCCGTAGATTTTGCCATTCAAGTTGAGATCTGCTAGGTCTTCGTAGAAGTCCATCATCTCATCTGGCAATTCTCCATCACCGTAAGTATAAGTCGCAACGATTGCGATGTCCGCCTCCAAGAAGTCTGAAGCGTCAACAGTCGTACATTCATCCACATCGACATCCAATCCCAAGTCACGCAATTTATCTGCTACAATATCTGCAATTTCTTCGGTATTACCGGTCATACTGGCAAATACAATTTTTGCTAATGCCATATCGTCCTCCTCAATTTATCTTTCTCCATTATATCATATCTTTTTCATTTTAAAAATAAAAATTCTTGTGCTACAATGAAATGAGAAAGAATTGAGGTTATTTATGGAAATTTGCCAGCAAATTTTAGAGAAAATCAAAGAATACGATACCATTATCATTCATCGTCATATGAAACCAGATCCTGATGCCTTAGGGAGCCAAGTGGGCTTGAAAGCTCTTCTCGAACACCATTTTCCAGAAAAAACCATCAAAGCCGTCGGTTTTAACGAACCAACTCTAACTTGGATGGCGGAAATGGATACTGTCCAAGACAGTGACTACCAAGGAGCTCTTGCTATTATTTGTGATACAGCAAATCGTCCTCGTATCGATGATAAACGCTATGAACAAGCTGCTTTCACCATCAAAATCGATCACCATCCAAATGATGATATCTATGGTGACCTATCTTGGGTCGATACAAGTTCAAGCAGTGCCAGTGAAATGATTGCCCTATTTGCTCAAGAAAATCAGCTGGCCTTGTCTAGTGAAGCGGCACGACTTCTCTATGCAGGAATTGTCGGGGACACGGGGCGTTTTCTCTACCCATCAACTAGTGCTCGTACCTTTAGGATAGCTGGCCAGCTCCGAGAAGTTGATTTTGACTTTGCTGGATTGTCTCGTCAAATGGATACCATGAGCTTCAAGATTGCAAAACTGCAAGGCTTTGTCTATGATCATTTAGAAGTTGATGAGAATGGAGCCGCACGCGTTCTGCTTACTCAAAACATCTTGGAAAAATATAAGGTTACGGATTCTGAAACAGCGGCGATTGTCGGAGCACCTGGCCGAATTGATACTGTTAAGGCTTGGGCTATCTTTGTTGAGCAAGCTGACGGTCACTTCCGTGTGCGAATGCGCAGTAAAATCACCCCTATCAATGAAATAGCCAAACAACACGACGGGGGAGGGCATCCATTAGCCAGTGGTGCCAATTCCTATAGTCTAGAAGAAAACGAAATCATCTATCAAAAGTTAAAAAACTTGTTTAAAAACTGATAAAATACTTGCCAAACTTTTCAGAATCTGATAGACTAGTAAGGTAACAATCTATGGCTCGCAAAGAGACCATGGCAGAAAGGAAATATTGCAAAATGAAAAAAGATATCCATCCAGAATATCGCCCAGTTGTCTTCATGGACACAACTACTGGTTACAAATTCCTTAGCGGTTCAACAAAACGCTCTAACGAAACTGTTGAGTTCGAAGGCGAAACTTACCCATTGATCCGTGTGGAAATTTCATCAGACTCACACCCATTCTACACTGGACGTCAAAAGTTCACTCAAGCAGATGGACGCGTGGATCGTTTCAACAAAAAATACGGTCTCAAATAATAAAAAAAAGAACAGTTTCAACTGTTCTTTTTTTTACTTCTTTTTATGAATCAACCACTACTATTATCTCAATATCAAGCTTCAAGCTAGTGCCGTGAACTAATTTGAACAAGTTTAAAAAATATCGAAAAGAAGCTTGATATTGAGAATGGTCAAGATAATAGAAACTGCGTAACCTAGGATTGTGTTCCACTTGGCATTGGTAAATTCTCCCATCAGTGACTTCTTAGAGGTCAGATAGATTAAGGGGAAGATTGAAAACGGAAGAGCGATTGAAAGAAAGACCTGTGAATAGACCAATAACTGATCCAAGGTTTTTTCTTGATGCCCAAACAAGACGGCGACTATAATCACAGGGAGCAAGGCAAAAATACGTGTACCGATACGGATAAGCCACTGAGGTAATCTTAGATGTAAGAAACCTTCCATGACAATCTGTCCTGTCAAGGTACCTGTAATGGTCGAATTCTGGCCACTTGCTAGGAGGGCCAGGGCAAATAAAGTTGACAAGGTTGAGCTGGCTATTGCTCCTGCTATTGTCGAATCCTGTAAAGCATTGTACATTTGGGAGAAGGCCGAAATTTCAGATGCATGACCAAAAAAGAGGGAGGCACCTAAAATGAGAAGCAAGGAATTGACAATAAAGGCTAGGGACAGCTGAAGATTTGAATCCCATGTCATAAAACGCACGGCTTTCCGCACATCCTTCTTATCTTTGTGATTGATTTTCCTTGTTTGGGATAGGGATGAATGAAGATAGAGATTATGGGGCATGACTGTCGCTCCTACAATTCCTAGAGCCAAGGTCAATTGGCTTTCATGACCTGGCAATGGTGTTTCAAATAATGTTGGAGTCGGTAAATAACCACCAAAGATACCCTGAATACTTGGATTGGATAAGGCCACAAGATAGGTAAAGATGGCTAATATGGTTAAAATAAGAGTCGTAACAATGGCTTCAATTTTTTTGAAGCCAAATTTCATCAATAAAAGTAACAAAAATACATCTAAAACGGTTAGGAGGATAGCAATCATAATCGGTATTTTAAACAAAAGATTTAAGGCAATCGCTGAGCCTAGAACCTCAGCTAAGTCTGTCGCCATTAAAGCCAATTCTAAAATCACCCATAAACTATAGCGAAGCCATTTGGGAGCATGATGAGCTGTTGCCTGTGCTAGGTCCATCCTAGTCACGATACCGAGCTTTCCAGCCATCTGTTGTAACTGCATGGCAATGATGGAGGAAATCAAAATAACAAATAAGAGACTATATTTGTAGGAAGCACCACCAACCACACTGGTAATCCAGTTTCCAGGATCCATGTAGCCAACTGCCACAAGTGCACCAGGTCCTAAGAATGCTTTTAGATTTTGCCAAAAATGATTGTTATTTGGAGTCTCAATAGATTGATTGATCTCAGAAAGAGAGACTTTTTCATAAGAGGACATAGGGATTTCCCACTTTCTAATCTGTCTTTACATATTTCTTAATAGAATATTTTTTTGAAAGAATGATGAAAATAGTTTACCTATTTCCAATTCACCCTTATTATATCACATTTTAGAATGATTCCTAAGAAAACAAATGATAGTTGAAATAGGCAATATCAGTATTGTAAAAGCCAGCGTTTTTTGACGCTGGCTTTAAAACTGTGAAAAATATTTATCAACTAGATCGCTTCTGTGACAAAACTGCGACTTTCTAGTACCTTGAGCATGGCATCTGCTGTGTCTAGGGCTGTAAAGAGTGGCACACCGTGTTCAATGGCTGAACGGCGGATTTGCTCACCATCTTCGTCAGCAGTTCGTTTGGTTCCGACAGTATTGATGATCGCTTGGATTTTTC
Above is a window of Streptococcus oralis subsp. dentisani DNA encoding:
- the rplS gene encoding 50S ribosomal protein L19; this translates as MNPLIQSLTEGQLRTDIPSFRPGDTVRVHAKVVEGNRERIQIFEGVVIARKGAGISENYTVRKISNGVGVERIFPIHTPRVEKIEVVRYGKVRRAKLYYLRALQGKAARIKEIRR
- a CDS encoding Nramp family divalent metal transporter — its product is MSSYEKVSLSEINQSIETPNNNHFWQNLKAFLGPGALVAVGYMDPGNWITSVVGGASYKYSLLFVILISSIIAMQLQQMAGKLGIVTRMDLAQATAHHAPKWLRYSLWVILELALMATDLAEVLGSAIALNLLFKIPIMIAILLTVLDVFLLLLLMKFGFKKIEAIVTTLILTILAIFTYLVALSNPSIQGIFGGYLPTPTLFETPLPGHESQLTLALGIVGATVMPHNLYLHSSLSQTRKINHKDKKDVRKAVRFMTWDSNLQLSLAFIVNSLLLILGASLFFGHASEISAFSQMYNALQDSTIAGAIASSTLSTLFALALLASGQNSTITGTLTGQIVMEGFLHLRLPQWLIRIGTRIFALLPVIIVAVLFGHQEKTLDQLLVYSQVFLSIALPFSIFPLIYLTSKKSLMGEFTNAKWNTILGYAVSIILTILNIKLLFDIF
- a CDS encoding type B 50S ribosomal protein L31, with translation MKKDIHPEYRPVVFMDTTTGYKFLSGSTKRSNETVEFEGETYPLIRVEISSDSHPFYTGRQKFTQADGRVDRFNKKYGLK
- the crcB gene encoding fluoride efflux transporter CrcB; amino-acid sequence: MVIVYLAIACGFGALVRYFFSRYNQASKLPLGTLTANLLGCFLIGLLYNHVESKEIYAILATGFCGGLTTFSTLNDELQRLISDKKVFYSYFLLTYLGGFLAIFLGILL
- a CDS encoding chorismate mutase — encoded protein: MDLASIRQEIDQIDDQIVKLLEERMHLVEGVVAYKKASGKPILDSKREEVIFEKVRSRVTNKSYQETIVATFSDILKRSRDYQDQNIK
- the crcB gene encoding fluoride efflux transporter CrcB — encoded protein: MKKEQFYPLGIFLAAMLGGLVRYLVSTCLPASPDFPWGTLLVNYLGIFCLVYLVKGYLVYKGTSKGLVLALGTGFCGGLTTFSSLMLDAVKLLDTGRYLSLGIYLLLSIGGGLLLAYVLGRKKW
- a CDS encoding DHH family phosphoesterase; this translates as MEICQQILEKIKEYDTIIIHRHMKPDPDALGSQVGLKALLEHHFPEKTIKAVGFNEPTLTWMAEMDTVQDSDYQGALAIICDTANRPRIDDKRYEQAAFTIKIDHHPNDDIYGDLSWVDTSSSSASEMIALFAQENQLALSSEAARLLYAGIVGDTGRFLYPSTSARTFRIAGQLREVDFDFAGLSRQMDTMSFKIAKLQGFVYDHLEVDENGAARVLLTQNILEKYKVTDSETAAIVGAPGRIDTVKAWAIFVEQADGHFRVRMRSKITPINEIAKQHDGGGHPLASGANSYSLEENEIIYQKLKNLFKN
- a CDS encoding flavodoxin produces the protein MALAKIVFASMTGNTEEIADIVADKLRDLGLDVDVDECTTVDASDFLEADIAIVATYTYGDGELPDEMMDFYEDLADLNLNGKIYGVVGSGDTFYDEFCKAVDDFDRVFVATGAEKGSESVKVDLSAEEEDIERLEQFAEELAAKVG